In Mycteria americana isolate JAX WOST 10 ecotype Jacksonville Zoo and Gardens chromosome 3, USCA_MyAme_1.0, whole genome shotgun sequence, a single genomic region encodes these proteins:
- the ITGB1BP1 gene encoding integrin beta-1-binding protein 1 isoform X1 gives MFRKGKKRHSSSSSQSSEISTKSKSVDSSLGGLSRSSTVASLDTDSTKSSGQSNSNSDTCAEFRVKYVGAIEKLKYNESKNLEGPLDLINYIDVAQQDGKLPFVPGEEEFIMGVSKYGIKVSTSDQYDVLHRHALYLIVRMVCYDDGLGAGKSLLALKTTDAASEEYSLWVYQCNSLEQAQAICKVLSTAFDSVLMSEKS, from the exons atgtttagaaaaggaaaaaaacgacacagcagcagcagctcacaaaGCAGTGAAATCAGTACTAAAAGCAAG tctgtagATTCCAGTCTTGGGGGACTTTCCAGGTCTAGTACTGTGGCTAGTCTAGATACAGACTCCACGAAAAGTTCAG GACAAAGCAATAGTAATTCTGATACATGTGCAGAATTCAGAGTTAAATATGTTGGTGCCATTGAAAAATTGAAGTATAATGAGAGCAAAAATCTCGAAGGGCCATTGGACTTGATAAATTATATAGATGTTGCACAG CAAGATGGAAAGTTACCTTTTGTTCCAGGTGAAGAGGAGTTTATTATGGGAGTTTCCAAATACGGCATTAAGGTTTCAACATCTGATCAGTAT GATGTGTTACATAGGCATGCTCTCTATTTAATTGTACGGATGGTCTGCTATGATGATGGTCTGGGAGCAGGAAAAAGTTTACTGGCTTTGAAGACAACAGATGCAGCCTCTGAAGAATACAGCCTCTGGGTATATCAGTGCAATAGTTTG gaACAAGCACAAGCTATTTGCAAAGTGTTATCTACAGCCTTCGATTCAGTTCTAATGTCGGAGAAGTCCTGA
- the ITGB1BP1 gene encoding integrin beta-1-binding protein 1 isoform X2, translated as MFRKGKKRHSSSSSQSSEISTKSKSVDSSLGGLSRSSTVASLDTDSTKSSGQSNSNSDTCAEFRVKYVGAIEKLKYNESKNLEGPLDLINYIDVAQDVLHRHALYLIVRMVCYDDGLGAGKSLLALKTTDAASEEYSLWVYQCNSLEQAQAICKVLSTAFDSVLMSEKS; from the exons atgtttagaaaaggaaaaaaacgacacagcagcagcagctcacaaaGCAGTGAAATCAGTACTAAAAGCAAG tctgtagATTCCAGTCTTGGGGGACTTTCCAGGTCTAGTACTGTGGCTAGTCTAGATACAGACTCCACGAAAAGTTCAG GACAAAGCAATAGTAATTCTGATACATGTGCAGAATTCAGAGTTAAATATGTTGGTGCCATTGAAAAATTGAAGTATAATGAGAGCAAAAATCTCGAAGGGCCATTGGACTTGATAAATTATATAGATGTTGCACAG GATGTGTTACATAGGCATGCTCTCTATTTAATTGTACGGATGGTCTGCTATGATGATGGTCTGGGAGCAGGAAAAAGTTTACTGGCTTTGAAGACAACAGATGCAGCCTCTGAAGAATACAGCCTCTGGGTATATCAGTGCAATAGTTTG gaACAAGCACAAGCTATTTGCAAAGTGTTATCTACAGCCTTCGATTCAGTTCTAATGTCGGAGAAGTCCTGA
- the ITGB1BP1 gene encoding integrin beta-1-binding protein 1 isoform X3, translating to MFRKGKKRHSSSSSQSSEISTKSKSVDSSLGGLSRSSTVASLDTDSTKSSGQSNSNSDTCAEFRVKYVGAIEKLKYNESKNLEGPLDLINYIDVAQQDGKLPFVPGEEEFIMGVSKYGIKVSTSDQYEQAQAICKVLSTAFDSVLMSEKS from the exons atgtttagaaaaggaaaaaaacgacacagcagcagcagctcacaaaGCAGTGAAATCAGTACTAAAAGCAAG tctgtagATTCCAGTCTTGGGGGACTTTCCAGGTCTAGTACTGTGGCTAGTCTAGATACAGACTCCACGAAAAGTTCAG GACAAAGCAATAGTAATTCTGATACATGTGCAGAATTCAGAGTTAAATATGTTGGTGCCATTGAAAAATTGAAGTATAATGAGAGCAAAAATCTCGAAGGGCCATTGGACTTGATAAATTATATAGATGTTGCACAG CAAGATGGAAAGTTACCTTTTGTTCCAGGTGAAGAGGAGTTTATTATGGGAGTTTCCAAATACGGCATTAAGGTTTCAACATCTGATCAGTAT gaACAAGCACAAGCTATTTGCAAAGTGTTATCTACAGCCTTCGATTCAGTTCTAATGTCGGAGAAGTCCTGA
- the ITGB1BP1 gene encoding integrin beta-1-binding protein 1 isoform X4, producing the protein MGVSKYGIKVSTSDQYDVLHRHALYLIVRMVCYDDGLGAGKSLLALKTTDAASEEYSLWVYQCNSLEQAQAICKVLSTAFDSVLMSEKS; encoded by the exons ATGGGAGTTTCCAAATACGGCATTAAGGTTTCAACATCTGATCAGTAT GATGTGTTACATAGGCATGCTCTCTATTTAATTGTACGGATGGTCTGCTATGATGATGGTCTGGGAGCAGGAAAAAGTTTACTGGCTTTGAAGACAACAGATGCAGCCTCTGAAGAATACAGCCTCTGGGTATATCAGTGCAATAGTTTG gaACAAGCACAAGCTATTTGCAAAGTGTTATCTACAGCCTTCGATTCAGTTCTAATGTCGGAGAAGTCCTGA